A stretch of the Rhinoderma darwinii isolate aRhiDar2 chromosome 3, aRhiDar2.hap1, whole genome shotgun sequence genome encodes the following:
- the TNFAIP8L3 gene encoding tumor necrosis factor alpha-induced protein 8-like protein 3 isoform X2, which produces MATKTMANMLIDDISSEIFDELFKATKEHVRNKKEAHKILKDLIKVAVKVGILYRNHQFSPEELVIVEKFRKKLNQTAMTAVSFYEVEYTFEKSVLSGLLHECKALLHELVQRHLTPKSHGRINRVFNHFADVEFLTAIYSLDGSCRPYLKRICEGINKLLDERVI; this is translated from the coding sequence atggcaaCAAAGACAATGGCAAACATGCTTATCGACGACATAAGCAGCGAAATTTTTGATGAGCTTTTCAAAGCAACTAAGGAACATGTGAGGAATAAGAAAGAGGCTCACAAAATCCTAAAAGACCTTATTAAGGTCGCTGTAAAAGTTGGTATTTTGTATAGGAATCACCAGTTCAGTCCTGAGGAACTGGTGATTGTGGAGAAATTCAGGAAAAAGCTCAACCAGACAGCTATGACAGCGGTTAGTTTCTATGAAGTGGAATATACATTTGAGAAAAGTGTTCTTTCTGGACTACTACACGAATGCAAAGCCCTACTTCATGAATTGGTACAGCGCCACTTGACGCCTAAATCCCATGGTCGAATCAACCGAGTCTTCAATCATTTTGCAGATGTTGAATTCCTTACTGCCATTTATAGCCTTGATGGAAGCTGCAGGCCGTACCTCAAAAGGATTTGTGAAGGCATCAATAAGCTGCTTGATGAAAGAGTTATTTAA
- the TNFAIP8L3 gene encoding tumor necrosis factor alpha-induced protein 8-like protein 3 isoform X1 encodes MDTDSGDLSEGELSPGPEHFSSKSFAVQAQKKILSKMATKTMANMLIDDISSEIFDELFKATKEHVRNKKEAHKILKDLIKVAVKVGILYRNHQFSPEELVIVEKFRKKLNQTAMTAVSFYEVEYTFEKSVLSGLLHECKALLHELVQRHLTPKSHGRINRVFNHFADVEFLTAIYSLDGSCRPYLKRICEGINKLLDERVI; translated from the coding sequence GACCAGAACATTTCAGCTCCAAGAGCTTTGCGGTACAAGCTCAGAAGaaaatactgagcaaaatggcaaCAAAGACAATGGCAAACATGCTTATCGACGACATAAGCAGCGAAATTTTTGATGAGCTTTTCAAAGCAACTAAGGAACATGTGAGGAATAAGAAAGAGGCTCACAAAATCCTAAAAGACCTTATTAAGGTCGCTGTAAAAGTTGGTATTTTGTATAGGAATCACCAGTTCAGTCCTGAGGAACTGGTGATTGTGGAGAAATTCAGGAAAAAGCTCAACCAGACAGCTATGACAGCGGTTAGTTTCTATGAAGTGGAATATACATTTGAGAAAAGTGTTCTTTCTGGACTACTACACGAATGCAAAGCCCTACTTCATGAATTGGTACAGCGCCACTTGACGCCTAAATCCCATGGTCGAATCAACCGAGTCTTCAATCATTTTGCAGATGTTGAATTCCTTACTGCCATTTATAGCCTTGATGGAAGCTGCAGGCCGTACCTCAAAAGGATTTGTGAAGGCATCAATAAGCTGCTTGATGAAAGAGTTATTTAA